The DNA region GACGTGGACAGGCCGAAACGGGCTTGGTGCCTGCCTGCCTGCCTGCCTGCCTGCCAGGCAGGCAGGCCTGGCCAGGACGGGATCTGTCCAAATCGGACTGACGGGTACTGCGCGGTCCTCCTACCCGCGGTCGCGGGTGAACTCCCAGGCGTCGGTGACGATGGTGTGGAGGTCGGTGCGTTCCGGCTTCCAGCCGAGGTTCTCGGCGGCGGCGTCGGCGGAGGCGACCAGGGTGGCCGGGTCGCCGGGGCGGCGCGGGGCGAAGGTGGCGGGGATGGGGTGGCCGGTGACCTGGCGGCAGGTCTCGACGACCTCGCGGTTGGAGAACCCGGTGCCGGTGCCGAGGTTGTAGATCTGGTGTTCGCCCTCGACGGTGTGGCTCAGGGCCAGCAGGTGTGCCTCGGCCAGGTCGAGGACGTGGATGTAGTCGCGGACGCAGGTGCCGTCCGCGGTGGGGTAGTCGTCCCCGTAGATGGACAAGGACTCGCGGGTGCCCATGGCGACCTGCAGGACGATCGGGATGAGGTGGGTCTCGGTGGTGTGCCGCTCGCCGTAGCGGCCGTAGGCGCCCGCGACGTTGAAGTAGCGCAGGCTCACCGCGGCCAGGCCGTGGGCCTTGGCGTAGGAGGTGATGGCGAGGTCGATGGCGAGCTTGGTCGCGCCGTAGGTGTTCGTGGGGCGGGTCGGTGCCGTCTCGAGGATGGGCACCTGCTCGGGCTCGCCGTAAGTCGCGGCGGTGGAGGAGAACACGAGTCGGGGGGTGCCGTGCTCACGCATGGCGTCCAACAGCTGAAGGGAGGTCAGTACGTTGCCGTTCCAGTACTTGCCGGGGTCCTGCATGGACTCGCCGACGAGTGACTTGGCCGCGAAGTGCAGCACGCCGTCGAAACCGTCGGCCAGCAGCACCGGGGCGACCTCGGCCAGGTCGCCCTCGACGAAGCGGGCGCCTTCAGGCACCGCGTCGGCGTGGCCGGTCGTCAGGTCGTCGACAACGGTCACCTCGTGTCCGGTCTCCACCAGCCTGGCGGCACACACACTGCCGACATACCCCGCTCCACCGGTCACCAGCAGCTTCACCGTGGTCCTCGCCTTCCTGCTTCGCGTGGCCACCCGGGTGGCCCTAGTAGTCGCGTCCCGCGCCTGGGGACGGCACCGCGGTGAACATCCGCGGCGCGGTGAACGAGCGTTCGGCGAACGCCGACGTCACCGCCGCGCGTACCTGCTCGTCCCGGTCGACCGGGACGAGGGCGATGGCCGT from Alloactinosynnema sp. L-07 includes:
- the galE gene encoding UDP-glucose 4-epimerase GalE, coding for MKLLVTGGAGYVGSVCAARLVETGHEVTVVDDLTTGHADAVPEGARFVEGDLAEVAPVLLADGFDGVLHFAAKSLVGESMQDPGKYWNGNVLTSLQLLDAMREHGTPRLVFSSTAATYGEPEQVPILETAPTRPTNTYGATKLAIDLAITSYAKAHGLAAVSLRYFNVAGAYGRYGERHTTETHLIPIVLQVAMGTRESLSIYGDDYPTADGTCVRDYIHVLDLAEAHLLALSHTVEGEHQIYNLGTGTGFSNREVVETCRQVTGHPIPATFAPRRPGDPATLVASADAAAENLGWKPERTDLHTIVTDAWEFTRDRG